The following proteins are co-located in the Apium graveolens cultivar Ventura chromosome 5, ASM990537v1, whole genome shotgun sequence genome:
- the LOC141659938 gene encoding uncharacterized protein LOC141659938 has translation MNVHRVFLDNRSSANILYYSTYKKLGFPDSDMYFEDAHVYGITGKAVRVMGSVRLPVTLGEGALSVTQMIDFKVLDQDSAHNVLMGRPWLRAFKVITSIHHLMIKFLTHNGVGSLRGSQYESHDCYHKAVKEFRRTRYEGKGLPFEGTEDIHTTPSGEVHAHYFVEGPEEEETYVTGNSVLTLGNVSRIRSVEEVVVNHAEEIMQKEVNGEKLEGRSEILQGLGNNFKVDAPQKEDTPLKSKNRIEVDAPPNEDAPSSPMLHKTMPSPEVDAPTHGDAPSDARVEFEDPRDFDFGLDLRIPTSAEKTGTAEDTISIPVDKGDPNKVLKVGSQLDDEMRGSLTRFLIVNLDVFVWSHSNMVGIDPEVMCHRLNIFPNYTGIRQKCRPVSGERAIVLKEEVDRLLEVGLIKESFYPEWLANLVLVKKLNGKWRTCVDFTYLNKACPKDSFPLPRIDQLVDTTAGHALLSFMDAYSGYNQILLYGPDQKHISFITDRGLYCYIGMPFGLINAGATYKRLVNMMFKNQIGRIMEVYVDDILVKSKVANDHIKHLMEMFNILRRFRMKLKPQKCVFSVESGKFLGFIVNHRGIEANPTKIKALLDMKSPTNVKQVQSLTGRIAALNRFISTSSDRCKELFKAIKLAGKDFIWTLECEEVFRKIKEQLGNPHMLSKPLDGESLILYLAVSEDLISAVLVREEDGQQSQCIM, from the coding sequence ATGAACGTGCATCGGGTCTTCTTGGACAACAGGAGCTCTGCGAACATCCTATATTACAGCACGTACAAAAAATTGGGTTTCCCAGATAGCGACATGTATTTTGAAGATGCACACGTCTATGGCATTACTGGAAAAGCAGTAAGGGTTATGGGTTCAGTTAGGCTTCCCGTTACACTTGGGGAAGGAGCTTTGTCTGTCACTCAAATGATAGATTTCAAAGTATTGGATCAGGATTCCGCGCACAACGTGTTGATGGGAAGACCGTGGTTACGGGCGTTCAaggtgataacctcgatacatcacttgatgataaagttcctGACACATAACGGAGTAGGTAGTCTGAGAGGGTCGCAGTACGAGTCACAcgactgctatcacaaggctgtTAAAGAATTCCGCAGGACAAGGTACGAGGGAAAGGGTCTTCCATTTGAGGGTACGGAGGACATTCATACAACACCGAGTGGAGAGGTTCATGCCCACTATTTCGTAGAAGGCCCCGAAGAGGAAGAAACCTATGTCACCGGGAACTCTGTTTTGACGCTGGGGAATGTTTCGAGGATCCGTAGCGTGGAAGAAGTTGTGGTGAACCATGCAGAAGAGATCATGCAGAAGGAGGTTAACGGGGAAAAATTGGAAGGAAGAAGTGAAATTTTGCAAGGTCTCGGAAATAACttcaaggtggatgctcctcaaaaAGAGGACACGCCCTTGAAGAGTAAAAATAgaattgaggttgatgctcctccaaaTGAGGATGCGCCCTCTTCACCTATGTTGCACAAAACCATGCCTTCTCCTGAGGTAGATGCTCCCACTCATGGGGACGCGCCCTCAGATGCAAGAGTGGAATTCGAAgacccccgagactttgatttcgGTTTGGATCTCAGGATCCCTACGTCCGCCGAAAAGACGGGAAcggccgaagacacaatatctatTCCGGTTGACAAAGGTGACCCGAACaaggttttgaaagtgggatcCCAGTTAGATGATGAAATGAGGGGAAGTCTTACCCGCTTCTTAATTGTAAATCTTGATGTCTTCGTATGGAGTCATTCAAACATGGTGGGAATTGACCCAGAAGTAATGTGTCACCGGTTGAATATCTTCCCGAATTATACGGGAATACGTCAAAAATGCCGCCCGGTGAGCGGGGAAAGGGCGATTGtattaaaagaagaagtagacCGGTTGTTGGAGGTGGGACTAATAAAAGAATCCTTCTACCCCGAATGGCTTGCAAATCTAGTGCTTGTGAAAAAGCTGAACGGGAAATGGAggacatgtgtggatttcacaTATCTCAATAAGGCATGTCCAAAGGATAGCTTCCCGCTCCCacgaattgatcagttggttgacACGACAGCAGGGCATGCCTTgttgagttttatggatgcatactctgGTTACAATCAAATTCTATTGTACGGTCCTGATCAAAAGCAtatatcattcatcactgacaGGGGGTTATACTGTTACATAGGAATGCCGTTTGGTTTGATTAACGCTGGCGCAACCTACAAGCGATTAGTAAACATGATGTTCAAGAACCAAATTGGGAGAATCATGGaggtgtatgtggatgatatactGGTAAAGTCCAAGGTGGCGAATGACCATATCAAGCACCTGATGGAAATGTTTAACATTCTAAGGAGGTTTCGCATGAAGTTAAAACCACAAAAGTGTGTGTTCAGCGTGGAGTCGGGCAAGTTTCTCGGGTTCATCGTCAACCataggggaattgaggccaaccccacAAAGATCAAGGCATTGTTGGATATGAAGTCACCCACCAATGTAAAGCAGGTGCAGAGTTTAACTGGGAGGATTGCCGCGTTAAATCGATTTATTTCCACGTCGTCCGACAGATGCAAGGAATTATTCAAAGCCATTAAGCTGGCGGGGAAGGATTTCATATGGACACTAGAATGTGAAGAGGTCTTTAGAAAGATCAAGGAACAACTGGGGAACCCTCACATGTTATCAA